From Alienimonas californiensis, a single genomic window includes:
- a CDS encoding DotU family type IV/VI secretion system protein — protein MTPEVADRVEPVIHAVLDLRAAGHHGRRPDLERERDRLHDLLDGVRTLSGPAARDADLIRRCLTYWADESLQAKYGDAWGRDLLEWRSYGTRDRGYRFYHDFEQDGRHAGADAAEVWYLASSLGFQGDILLAFEKLGRQPPGVRPDERPDAARAREAWVRALARRVTRDDPAALEEGPPPDGDVRPLQGGTLLRGAAALTAIAALLAAGLGWAALSY, from the coding sequence ATGACGCCCGAAGTCGCCGACCGTGTGGAACCGGTCATTCACGCCGTGCTCGACCTGCGGGCGGCGGGTCATCACGGCCGCCGGCCGGATCTGGAACGGGAACGGGACCGCTTGCACGACCTGCTGGACGGCGTCCGCACGCTGTCCGGCCCCGCCGCCCGCGACGCCGACCTGATCCGCCGGTGCCTGACCTACTGGGCGGACGAATCCCTGCAGGCGAAGTACGGCGACGCCTGGGGCCGCGACCTGTTGGAGTGGCGCTCCTACGGCACGCGGGACCGCGGCTATCGGTTCTACCACGACTTCGAACAGGACGGCCGGCACGCCGGGGCGGACGCGGCGGAGGTCTGGTACCTGGCCTCCTCGCTCGGCTTCCAGGGCGACATCCTCCTCGCCTTCGAAAAGCTCGGCCGCCAACCGCCGGGGGTGCGTCCCGACGAACGGCCGGACGCCGCCCGCGCCCGGGAAGCGTGGGTGCGGGCGCTGGCCCGCCGGGTGACGCGGGACGACCCCGCGGCGCTGGAGGAGGGCCCGCCGCCGGACGGCGACGTCCGCCCGCTGCAGGGCGGCACGCTGCTCCGCGGCGCCGCCGCCCTGACGGCGATCGCCGCCCTCCTCGCCGCCGGCCTCGGCTGGGCCGCTTTGAGTTATTAA
- the tssG gene encoding type VI secretion system baseplate subunit TssG — MSAPPAPPPPPAPSRSAPPSAASKPYSGDPDRDPDLGRRLLRDGSRFEFFQAVRLLTKLRPGRGPDPTVLDETRRGERGRAGEPDLEPVCRFRTRARLDFPASSIDLIEPPTPPRRSATGERSAGAGDAAADPLATAPRVWLNHFGLVGASGVLPRHYTELIQQRRRDPRDSTLHEFLDLFTHRLAGLFYRAWVKYRPWAAHERAAAGEATVAADPARRRAYLTDPVAGRPADDPAGDALLAIAGLAGPASRLRESVRHAPAPRLALSDDRLRYYAGLLAGPNRSAAGLEVLLRHCLTAPVTVQTFVGQWLHLDPEDRCQLSSAAPPRLGRDAVVGARVRDAQGRFRVVIGPLSLKDFCSLLPDGAAHRVAADLVRLYAGPEFDFDFELRLRSEETPALHLGGPHARLGYTTWSAAGEGDAGGMGRADGFRSVVVPIAES, encoded by the coding sequence ATGAGCGCCCCGCCCGCCCCGCCGCCGCCGCCCGCTCCGTCCCGTTCGGCGCCGCCGTCTGCGGCGTCGAAGCCGTACTCCGGCGATCCGGACCGCGACCCGGATCTCGGTCGCCGGCTCCTGCGGGACGGCTCGCGGTTCGAGTTCTTCCAGGCCGTCCGGCTGCTCACGAAGCTGCGTCCCGGCCGCGGTCCCGACCCGACCGTGCTGGACGAGACCCGGCGCGGCGAACGCGGCCGCGCGGGCGAGCCCGATCTGGAACCGGTTTGCCGCTTCCGGACGCGAGCGCGGCTGGACTTCCCCGCCAGTTCCATCGACCTGATCGAACCGCCGACGCCCCCCAGGCGGTCCGCGACCGGCGAGCGGTCGGCGGGGGCGGGCGACGCGGCGGCCGATCCGCTGGCGACGGCGCCGCGGGTCTGGCTGAATCACTTCGGGTTGGTCGGCGCCTCCGGCGTGCTGCCGCGGCACTACACGGAGCTGATCCAACAACGGCGGCGGGACCCGCGGGACTCGACGCTGCACGAGTTCCTGGACCTGTTCACCCACCGTCTGGCGGGGCTGTTCTACCGGGCCTGGGTGAAGTACCGGCCGTGGGCCGCCCACGAGCGGGCCGCCGCCGGCGAGGCGACCGTCGCCGCCGATCCCGCCCGGCGCCGGGCCTACCTCACCGATCCCGTCGCCGGCCGGCCCGCCGACGATCCCGCCGGGGACGCCCTGCTGGCGATCGCCGGGCTGGCCGGACCCGCGTCCCGCCTGCGGGAGTCGGTGCGGCACGCGCCGGCCCCGCGGCTGGCGCTGTCGGACGACCGGCTGCGGTACTACGCCGGCCTGCTGGCGGGGCCGAACCGCTCGGCGGCCGGGCTGGAAGTGTTGCTGAGGCACTGTCTGACGGCGCCCGTCACGGTGCAGACGTTCGTGGGCCAGTGGCTGCACCTCGATCCCGAGGACCGCTGCCAGCTGTCCTCCGCGGCGCCGCCCCGGCTGGGCCGCGACGCGGTCGTCGGCGCCCGGGTGCGGGACGCGCAGGGGCGGTTCCGCGTGGTGATCGGGCCGCTGTCGCTGAAGGACTTCTGTTCCCTGCTGCCGGACGGTGCCGCCCACCGGGTCGCGGCCGATCTCGTGCGGCTGTACGCCGGGCCCGAGTTCGACTTCGACTTCGAACTGCGCCTGCGGTCCGAGGAGACCCCCGCCCTGCACCTCGGCGGCCCGCACGCCCGGTTGGGCTACACCACCTGGTCCGCCGCCGGTGAGGGGGACGCCGGCGGGATGGGGAGGGCCGACGGGTTCCGCTCCGTCGTCGTGCCGATCGCCGAGAGCTGA
- a CDS encoding purple acid phosphatase family protein yields MLQSVRWRRLSWQVALVCALAACGSPARSADGVLSRGPYLQMGTPDSMAILWRTEGPIRPTVRYGRSPDQLDHVVEDDGITVRVSPDQSNGDDLPRLHSAPEQTYQYEAQLTGLEAGTEYYYQVFDGERALAGGDADHRFATHPQPGQARPLRFWVVGDSGTGGKDQKLVHDAMRQFTGDQDRPLDLYVHVGDMAYGSGTDDQFQERFFEIYQPTLRNVVCWPAMGNHEGHTSKGETGVGPYYDAYRVPTRGEAGGAASGTEAYYAFDYGRVHFVCLDSHDLDRSPAGAMAQWLRADLEKTNADWLIAFWHHPPYTKGSHDSDRERQLVEMRTHVMPILESAGVDLVLTGHSHIYERSMLIDGAYATPTTAEGVVLDDGDGDPSGDGSYRKSAGLRPNEGAVQVVAGHGGAGLSRKGTMPVMKRILLEHGSVVVDVDGDALTAVMINKHGETRDLFQIVKRGEVSPQRIADPWRPEPPSPEEMRPPGKLPRVLVPKNAVQLVKPHEHWEYLAGEHPPEDWNEFDFHTEGWSSGRAGFGYGDDDDMTQLKGMRGKYSVVYTRTEFGEPPAAAGELGLVINYDDGFIAYLNGQEVQRVGVKKGSGTDAGKIDSHEADGYHYIPLPGARKHLRPDENLLAIEGHNRKIDSSDFTLDAYFIFVPQDEKEVVEEKAEKEARTEQEE; encoded by the coding sequence ATGCTGCAATCCGTTCGCTGGCGTCGGCTGTCCTGGCAGGTTGCGCTCGTGTGCGCCCTGGCGGCCTGCGGATCGCCCGCCAGATCCGCCGACGGGGTTTTAAGCCGGGGCCCCTATCTGCAAATGGGCACGCCCGATTCGATGGCGATCCTGTGGCGCACGGAGGGGCCGATTCGACCGACGGTCCGCTACGGCCGGAGCCCCGACCAGTTGGATCACGTCGTCGAGGACGACGGGATTACGGTCCGCGTCTCTCCGGATCAGTCGAACGGCGACGACTTGCCCCGCTTGCACAGCGCTCCGGAACAGACCTACCAATACGAAGCGCAGCTGACCGGATTGGAGGCGGGCACCGAGTATTACTATCAGGTGTTCGACGGTGAGCGGGCGCTGGCCGGCGGCGACGCGGATCACCGCTTCGCCACGCATCCGCAACCGGGACAGGCTCGACCGCTGCGGTTCTGGGTGGTCGGCGATTCGGGCACCGGCGGCAAGGATCAGAAGCTGGTTCACGACGCCATGCGTCAGTTCACCGGGGATCAAGACCGTCCGCTGGATCTGTACGTGCACGTCGGCGATATGGCGTACGGCTCGGGAACGGACGATCAATTCCAGGAGCGGTTCTTCGAGATCTACCAGCCGACCCTGCGGAACGTCGTCTGCTGGCCGGCCATGGGAAATCACGAGGGGCACACGTCCAAGGGGGAGACGGGCGTCGGCCCCTATTACGACGCCTATCGCGTGCCGACGCGCGGCGAGGCGGGGGGCGCGGCGTCCGGCACGGAGGCCTACTACGCGTTCGACTACGGCCGCGTGCATTTCGTCTGCCTGGACTCTCACGACCTGGACCGGAGTCCCGCGGGGGCGATGGCCCAGTGGTTGAGAGCGGATCTGGAAAAAACGAACGCCGACTGGTTGATCGCCTTCTGGCATCACCCCCCGTACACCAAGGGCTCCCACGACAGCGATCGCGAGCGGCAACTGGTGGAGATGCGGACGCACGTCATGCCGATCCTGGAATCGGCGGGCGTCGATTTAGTGCTGACGGGGCATTCGCATATCTACGAGCGGTCGATGTTGATCGACGGCGCCTACGCCACCCCCACGACGGCCGAGGGCGTGGTGTTGGACGACGGCGACGGCGATCCCTCTGGCGACGGTTCCTATCGCAAGAGCGCCGGTCTGCGGCCCAACGAGGGCGCCGTCCAGGTGGTCGCCGGACACGGGGGCGCGGGACTGTCCCGGAAGGGAACGATGCCGGTGATGAAGCGGATCCTCCTGGAGCACGGGTCGGTCGTCGTCGACGTCGACGGGGACGCTTTGACCGCCGTGATGATCAATAAACACGGGGAGACGCGGGATCTGTTCCAGATCGTCAAGCGGGGCGAGGTCAGTCCGCAGCGGATCGCCGATCCGTGGCGCCCCGAACCGCCGTCGCCGGAGGAGATGCGACCGCCGGGGAAGCTGCCCCGAGTCCTCGTGCCGAAGAACGCGGTGCAACTCGTCAAGCCGCACGAACACTGGGAATACCTGGCGGGCGAGCATCCGCCGGAGGACTGGAACGAGTTCGATTTCCACACCGAGGGCTGGAGTTCCGGCCGCGCCGGCTTCGGCTACGGAGACGACGATGACATGACTCAGCTCAAGGGGATGCGCGGCAAATACTCCGTCGTCTATACACGGACGGAGTTCGGCGAGCCCCCGGCCGCGGCGGGCGAACTGGGCCTGGTGATCAACTACGACGACGGCTTTATCGCCTATCTGAACGGCCAGGAAGTGCAGCGGGTCGGCGTGAAGAAAGGAAGCGGCACGGACGCGGGCAAAATCGACAGCCACGAGGCCGACGGCTACCACTACATCCCCCTGCCGGGAGCCCGAAAACATCTGCGGCCCGACGAGAATCTCCTCGCCATCGAAGGCCACAACAGAAAAATCGACAGCAGCGATTTCACGCTGGACGCCTACTTCATCTTCGTTCCGCAGGACGAAAAGGAGGTCGTGGAGGAAAAGGCCGAGAAGGAAGCTCGGACGGAGCAGGAAGAATAA
- the tssK gene encoding type VI secretion system baseplate subunit TssK yields the protein MPSFVHWHEGMFLGPQHLQAGENAVATRVARGETWHAPYPYGLADVELDLDGLRDGVLRVPRVRARFRNGTHLLAPGNASLDPLPVPPSAFAAGGPLTIHLAVPLAEAGRSNVAANPADNARYLLDRREVDDENEPGHPQDVAFRRLNAKLIAGEETGGGVPGAGGYETLPLCRLRLGDGAGAAVELDDAYIPPLLRCDAWSGLRSGLLAAARDRLSAAADKASRQMLDRGASFGGANADDLERLFRLQAVNNALPPVAQVAAARGLHPWFAYQELCRAVGAVSIFTDARRAPSDLPLYDHDDLGGCFRSVLASLRPDPGGADYFTAPFYYDVDENRLWSELQQEWLGGGWRFWIGVASELPDAEVTRLLSGELQWKVARMDKVNEVYDRALDSLRLTPEPLPRDLPPKNGDRRWTYWSVNREGSRWREVEEWPYLGIRVNDLATTRRDDAEGRLWLRAKDGRTGSLQFTLFAAPADS from the coding sequence ATGCCCTCTTTCGTCCACTGGCACGAGGGGATGTTCCTTGGCCCGCAGCATTTGCAGGCCGGGGAGAACGCCGTGGCGACCCGCGTCGCCCGCGGCGAGACATGGCACGCGCCGTATCCCTACGGCCTGGCGGACGTGGAACTGGACCTCGACGGGCTGCGCGACGGCGTGTTGCGCGTGCCGCGGGTGCGGGCGCGATTCCGGAACGGCACGCACCTGCTGGCGCCGGGCAACGCCTCCCTCGACCCCCTGCCGGTGCCGCCCTCCGCGTTCGCGGCCGGCGGGCCGTTGACGATCCACCTCGCGGTCCCGCTGGCGGAGGCCGGGCGGTCCAACGTCGCCGCCAACCCCGCGGACAACGCCCGCTATCTGCTGGACCGCCGCGAGGTGGACGACGAGAACGAGCCCGGGCACCCGCAGGACGTCGCCTTCCGCCGGCTCAACGCCAAGCTGATCGCCGGGGAGGAAACGGGCGGGGGCGTGCCCGGCGCCGGCGGTTACGAAACGCTGCCGCTCTGCCGGCTGCGACTGGGCGACGGGGCCGGCGCCGCGGTGGAACTGGACGACGCCTACATCCCGCCGCTGCTCCGCTGCGACGCCTGGTCCGGACTGCGGTCCGGGCTGCTGGCGGCGGCCCGGGACCGGCTCAGCGCGGCGGCGGACAAGGCCTCCCGGCAGATGCTCGACCGCGGGGCGAGCTTCGGCGGGGCGAATGCCGACGATCTGGAGCGCCTGTTTCGCCTGCAGGCCGTCAACAACGCCCTGCCGCCGGTGGCGCAGGTCGCCGCCGCCCGCGGGCTGCACCCGTGGTTCGCCTATCAGGAGCTCTGCCGGGCGGTGGGGGCGGTGTCGATCTTCACCGACGCCCGCCGCGCCCCGTCGGACCTGCCGCTCTACGACCACGACGACCTGGGCGGGTGCTTCCGGTCCGTGCTGGCCTCGCTGCGGCCGGACCCGGGCGGGGCGGACTACTTCACCGCCCCCTTCTATTACGACGTCGACGAGAACCGCCTCTGGTCGGAGTTGCAGCAGGAATGGCTCGGCGGCGGGTGGCGGTTCTGGATCGGCGTGGCGAGCGAACTGCCGGACGCGGAGGTCACGCGGCTGCTGTCCGGCGAGTTGCAGTGGAAGGTCGCCCGGATGGACAAGGTGAACGAGGTCTACGACCGGGCCCTCGACTCCCTGCGGCTCACCCCGGAACCGCTGCCGCGCGACCTGCCCCCCAAGAACGGCGACCGCCGCTGGACCTATTGGTCCGTGAACCGCGAGGGGTCCCGGTGGCGGGAGGTGGAGGAATGGCCCTACCTGGGCATTCGGGTGAACGATCTGGCCACGACCCGCCGCGACGACGCCGAAGGCCGCCTCTGGCTGCGGGCGAAGGACGGCCGCACCGGGTCGTTGCAGTTCACGCTCTTCGCCGCCCCCGCCGATTCGTGA